The Sulfurospirillum deleyianum DSM 6946 nucleotide sequence GTATCGGTTGTTAAAACACCATACGTTACAGGTTTTTGATACTTCAATGCTGTATTGGCGACACCTTTGGTTGCCTCAGCCGCAACATAATCAAAATGAGGCGTACTGCCACGAATAATCGCACCCACACAACAGACAGCATCGTATTTGCCACTGCTAAGCACTTTATCGAGTGCCAAAGGAATCTCATACGCACCAGGAACTAAAATAAGGTCTAAATTTTTCTCATCTCCACCATGGCGAATAAACGCATCTTTCGCACCCTCAACCAAACGATCCGTAATAATATGGTTAAATCTGCTATTAATAATCGCCACTTTTTCGTGACCACTTAGGGAGAGTTTTCCTTCAATAATATTCATAACAATCCTTCTATCAAATGTTGTTTAATCATACACTATTTTTGGTTAGAGAACCTTTTATCGCTTTTTCCAGACACTGACATGTAACGATTTTAGAACCGTCTTTCGTGCGCTCTCATGCAAAGGAAGAGGCATGACAAAAGGGTTTACATGTAACGTAAAAAAAGGTGAAAGATGTTCATGCAATGCATCAAATGTCGTATATTTTTCGCCATTTTTCTTAAATCCACCCAGCCATTTAGCCCTTGGCGTTCTCGTTTCATCCCAATCATAACTACTGGCTATTACTAAAAATCCTTGTGGATTTAAACGCTCTTTAATCTTCTCTAAAAAGAGTGCTGGGTCATACAAGGTATCTAGCGTATCGTTGAGTAAAATCAGGTCATATCCATCAAAATAAGGTTTCAAATTATGCGGGTCTGCTTGCCAAAATTCCACTTTTTGAATGCTTGGGTCAATCTCAAAATCACTCAAATTTTTCTCTATAAATGTCGCAAGTTCGCCCTCTTCTTTAAGAGCATACTTGAGCTTTCCACTCTCTTTAAAATTGGTAGCAAGTCTGACCACACGTGCCGTAAACTCAATGCCATGTACCATTTCAAAATGACGTGCAAGGGCAAAAGTTCCACGTCCTGCACCGCACCCAATCTCAAGGGCTTTGGCTTTTGCCTCGCCTAATGTGGTGCAAAAATGGGCTATCTCTTCGTAGTAATTGTTCTCTTTTTTTCCAAAGTGCACTTCACAGATTTGAGAGAGTTCAAAGTCCATCTCATAAAAAACCGAAGAGACTTCCACTGGCTCGTTTGATTCAACATAGCGAAAACCCGCATGTTGGTAAAAATGACGACGAAAGGCATAACGAGAAGAGCGAATAATCTCATTGCCCGTGCTAATCCACGAACCGCCTTTTATAAGATTGTGTCTGTCATCAAAAGTGGGAACGGAAAAATCATCGTAAAGTGGATGAACTTGGAAACCATCAAACCCGTTAATCGGTGTTTCACTCCACTGCCACACATTGCCGATGACATCGTAAAAATCGCCAAAAGCAAAGGTATCCACAGGAACAGAAGAAGCAAAATACTCTAAGTTGATATTCGCAGGCGCCTTGTCCCAAAAGGGCTCATCCACCTTTACATGTAAATCTCTTAAAACATACCACTCTTCCTCACTTGGAAGACGAATGGATGTACCCTCTTTCTGGCTTTTCCAGTTACAAAATGCCTTGGCCTCAAGGTAGTTAATCTCCACAGGCCAACTCCATGGCATCGCAATCTCTTCTGCCATTAAGCGAAGCGCATACCCTTCCTCATTTTTACGCCAAAACAGTGGCATCGTGGCATTTTTGTACGTTCTCCACTTCCAGCCCTCTTCATTCCAAAAACGCTCATTTTCATAACCGCCCTCTTCTATAAAGCCTAAAAACTCAGCGTTTGAAACAAGATATTTAGACGCTTTAAAGTCTTTAACCTCTTTTACATGTAACCCGTATTCGTTGTCCCAACCATAAAGCGCATCGTCTCTTTTCTTCTCCAAACGAAGGGTTTTCCCCGTTACATGTAAGAGTGAATTTTCCACCACAGGCGTATCAAAAGGGCAGACTTTCCAAAACGAGTCGGAGACTACTTTATTCAGGGGAAGTTGACGAATCAACACCGAAGAGGTCTCAAGATGAATCCGCTCATGCTCAATGCCCATCATAATTGCCCAAAACGGACTCTCCCACGAAATGGGCATAGAAAGAGGCATCGTATCAATCAGCTCTAACACCTTAGCCTTAACGGCTTCACGATAAAGACGCACCTCTTCAATGCGTGGCCATTTGTAGTGCGATTGGTTCAAATCATCCCAACTCATTTCATCCACACCAATAGCAAAAATAGACTCGTAAACTGGGTTAATGCGTTGATCCAAAAGCTTAGCAAGGACGAGTTTATTGATAAAAAAACTCGCCGTATGCCCAAAATAAAAGACCAAAGGATGACGCAGAGGATCCGCCGTAAGGTAATAACTTTCATCGTCCTTCATCAATTCAAAAAGCTTCTCATAAAGCGTATACGTTTTTAAAAAATAATTCCTAATCTCTACTCTTTTTTCTTCAACATTTCCTTGATTGAGAAGAAGATTGCGTGTAGGAATGAGTTGCATCTTATACCTTTAAGGCGTTTTGAATCGCTTTGATATCTTTAATGGCTAAGTCCAAATCCTCTAAATAGAGCATATTAGGACCATCACACAACGCCTCGCAGGGATTAAAATGAGTTTCAAAGAAAAAGCCATCCACACCCACCGCAGCAGCCGCACGTGAAAGAGGACGTACAAACTCACGTTTTCCACCACTTTTTCCACCCTCAGCACCAGGCATCTGTACCGAATGGGTCGCATCAAAAATAACAGGCGCAAACTCTCTCATAATGCCAAAACTACGCATATCGACAACCAAATTACCATACCCAAAGGTACTTCCTCGCTCGGTCAACCACACGCCTGCACGCTTTGCCGCTTCGTAACCTTCCTCTTTCACTCCTCTGGTCTCTAAAACTTTTTTCACCGAATAGCGCATATCCGCAGGATTTAAAAACTGCCCTTTTTTAACGTTTACCACGCATTTTGTCTGTGCGGCTGCAACCAAAAGATCGGTTTGACGACACAAAAAAGCAGGGATTTGAAGCACATCCACGACCTCTCCCACCGGCTTAGCTTGGGTGTAGTCATGAATGTCGGTTAAAAGTTTAAAACCAAACGTTCTTCTAACTTCATCTAAAAGTTTCAAACCTTCATCCAGTCCAGGTCCTCTGAAACTGTCAATGCTGGTGCGATTGGCTTTATCAAAACTGCTTTTAAAATAAAAATCTATGCTTTCATCTTCATGGTAACTCACTAATTTTTCAGCAACCCGTAAAAGGTTCTCTCTGCTTTCAATAACACACGGTCCTGCAATTAAAATCATTCTTTTTCCTTTGCTACAATTATTCCACTCAAAATAACGAGGAGTATACCAAATAGTCCTAGAAAATCAGGCAATGGGTCTCCTAAAATAATCCCAATAATCAGTGAAAAAAAGATAATCGAATACCCAGCCGCACCCACAACACCCGCACGGGTTGTAGCAAACGCTTTGGTCATATAAACCTGTCCAATGGCACCTGAAAAGCCCATTAGAAAAATATAGAGCCACTCTATGCCTTTTGGCATAACAAATTGCCCCATCATAAAATCAAACATCGGCGCATGATAGACTTCGCTAATCAGCATAAAAAGGGCAGGAAAAATCGTTCCTGTGGAGACAAACGCTAAAACAATCACTCGTGTATCGTACACCTTATTTAACTCTCGCACACTCGTATACGCCAAAGCCGCACCTAACCCACTAAAGAGCCCAAATAAATCTGTTTTAGAAAGCATAAAACCCGTCGGCTTCATGACAAAAACAATACCTAAAAATCCTATAAATACAGCTATCCACGCTTTCAACCCCATTTTCTCTTTCAAGAAAAAAAATGCCAAAATCGCTGTAAAAATCGGCGCCGTACGAGAAAAGGTCATCGCATCAGCAAACGGAATATGCGCAATGTTATAGAAAAAAACCAACATCGAAGCAAACCCAATCAACGCCCTAAAAAGAAGTAACCACGGTTTTCCACCCACTTGTTTGAGGGGAAGCTTAACAATGCTTAACGCCACAATACACATGGTAATGCCATTACGAAAGAAAACCACCTCAACCGAATCCATCCCTTCGCTTAACATCTTTGCAAAAGCCCCATCAAAAGCAAAACTAAATGAAGAGATCAGCATAAATAAAACCCCTTTATTTATCTGACCAAAAAATACTCCCACACTCACTCCAATCTGCGTTAAATACGTAATCTTAATCTATTCTGTGTTAAAATTGGTTGATATATTTGATTTGCCTTACAGGAGAAAGCATGCATTTTGAAACTATCTTCAACTACACGTTTATGGGCTTTGCCGTTACACATATTGCTCTGTCTATCTGTTTCTTTTTGATGGTTTTTTTCTTACGTCATTTTCTCACCAACGTCATTCTCAAACCGTTTAAGATTATTGCTCTGCGTAGCAAAACATCATGGGATAATCGAGTCATCAACGTCCTAGAAGGTCCTTTAAAAGCCTCTCTTGTCTTCGCCTCAGCCTACGTGGCAGGAACATGGTTGTCTTATCCTCGTTTACAAAAACTCCTAGACCTTGGCTTAAAAACCTTTTTAACCTTTCTTATTTTTTGGATTCTATACCGTCTTGTGAATCGTTTTTCTCATCTTTTTAACTTTTTTTCCTCCAAACTAGGTACCGAAGTGGACAATGGCATCCAAAATTTCACCATTAAAGCCCTGCGTGTTCTGATTATTGCCTTAGGACTGATGGCGATTTTACAAGAGTGGGGTATTAATGTGAGTGCATTTGTTGCTTCATTAGGACTCGGTGGACTTGCTTTTGCCTTAGCCGCAAAAGATACCGTTGCAAACCTCTTTGGCTCACTGGTCATCTTCAGCGATAGACCGTTTCAAGTGGGCGATAGCATCGAAATGAATGGCGTGGAAGGAACCATCGAAGAGATCGGCATTCGTTCTACCAAAATTCGAAATCCTACACAAGCGTTGGTGAGTGTACCAAACTCTTTTATCGCAAATGCGACCATTACCAACACGTCACGCATGGGAAAACGTCGTATCCGTACCCGTCTTGGACTGACCTATACCACCACTATGGAACAGATGCAAACCATTTTGCAAGAGATTAAGACGATGTTATCGAATCATCCTGATGTTCATTCTGAGGGAATTATGGTCTATTTTGATGAGTTTGAAGCGAGTGCGCTTGGCATTTTACTCAACTTTTTTACCTATGCCACATCCCTTGATGAATCTTTACATGTAAGAGAAGAGATTAATTATAAAATTATGGAAATTGTCGCACGCAATGGAGCGACGTTTGCGTTTCCTTCTCAATCGCTCTATGTGGAGAGTTTACCAAAATAACAGCAAAGAAAAGCTATAATAGATTCAATTATGCCATAAAGGTTACTATGAAAAAAATTGCTATTATCGGGCTTCCTAATGTTGGGAAAAGCTCTTTATTTAATCGCATTGCTAAAGCACGTATTGCTATTACCTCGGATTTTAGTGGTACAACACGCGATATTAAAAGTCATCAAGTTTACATCACCGAAAAGCCCTGCCTTATCTTAGATACAGGTGGACTGGACAAATCAACTGAGCTCTTTGAAAATGTCCATGATATGTCGATGCAAGCATCCAAAAAAGCAGATGTTATATTAATGGTCGTCGATGGAAAACTTCTCCCTAGTGAAGAAGAAAAAAAGATTTTTTATGCCCTTCAAGCCCTCAATAAACCTATTGCCTTAGTCATTAATAAAATTGACAACGATAAAGAGATGGAACGTGCTTGGGAATTTAGTGAATTTGGCGCAGAACACGTCTTTCCTCTCTCCGTTTCACACAACCGAGGTGTCAGTGCACTTTTAGAGTGGATTGGCTCATACTTACCTGCACCAGAAGGTGCTCTGGTTGCTTCAGAAGAAGAAGCAGATGAGGAGACGATAGATGAGGAAGATGACGTTTGGGATGAGGATAAAATATCAGAGGAGCAGAGCTTAGAAGCACCCATTGAAGAAGAAAATCCTAACATCAATGTCGCTATTATTGGGCGTGTCAACGTCGGTAAAAGCTCCCTACTCAACGCCCTTGTCGGCAAACAGCGTGCGGTTGTGAGTAATGTGGCAGGAACAACCATTGACCCTGTAGATGAGAGCATTGAGTACAACGAAAAAGTCATTAACTTTGTCGATACTGCTGGACTTCGAAGGCGTGGAAAAATCGAAGGCATTGAAAAATTTGCGCTCATGCGTACCAAAGAGATGCTAGAGCGTGCGAACATTGCTCTGCTTGTCTTAGATGCGAGTGAACCCTTTTTGGAACTCGATGAGCGTATCGCAGGGCTAGTGGAAGAGAACAATCTTGCGTGTATTATCGTTCTAAATAAATGGGATGAAGCGATGGATGACTTTGAAAAAGTCACCGCAGAGGTACGCCACCGATTTAAATTTCTCTCCTATGCGCCACTGATTACGGTTTCGGCTAAAAGCAAACAACGGGTTTCAAAAATTAAAGATATGATTTTAAGTGTGTATGAAAACTACTCTCAACACATTCCAACCAGACAGCTCAATGAAGTGATTCGTGAAGCGACCATTAGACATCAAATTCCAAGCGACCACTCTAAAGTTGTCAAAATCTACTTCGCAACCCAGTACCAAACCAAGCCACCACGTATTGCGCTTGTCATGAATAAACCACGCTCCTTGCATTTTAGTTACAAACGCTACCTTGCCAATAAACTGCGTGATGTCTTTAATTTGGAAGGCTCACCGATTTTACTCTACCCCCGTGCTAAAGGGGAGAGGGATAATGAACAGGAAAATAGCGGTGAAGAATCTTAAGAATAAAAATATCGTTTTTATCGGTTTTATGGGAGTTGGCAAAGGTACGATTGCAAGGGCACTGATTCAAAGAACCAAACAAATGGGTTTGGATACTGATGATTTGATTGAGAGCATGGAAAATCGCAAAATCAAAGATATTTTTGCGAGCGATGGGGAAGCCTACTTTCGACGACTTGAGAAACAAACAGCTAAATGGCTTGAAAAAAGTGTCAAAAATGCCATTATATCCACAGGTGGTGGTTTTTTTAAGGTAGATAATTTAGAAAAGATAGGAACCATCATCTATCTTCGTTCCTCTTTTGATGGTATCCTTAAACGCTTAAAAGCGCATGAAAATGGCGATTTAAAACTTGCAAAACGCCCTCTTTTGCAAGATGAAGAGAAGGCAAGAGCCTTATTTAAAGAACGCTCCTGCTTATATGAAAAAAAAGCCGATGTGATTGTGGATGTGGAAGATCGAAGTATCGAAGAGATTATTCATGCCATTATGAAACGACTCAATTTAAAAGAGAAAGAGTAGGACAGCTTTATGAGAGTATTAACAGGAATTCAACCCTCAGGTGCACTGCATATAGGAAACTATTTTGGTGCGATTAAACAGATGATTGACCTTCAAGAAAAAAGTGATTTATTTATCTTCATCGCCAATTACCACGCCCTCACCTCTTTAAAAGATGGCGAGGCACTTAAGCATAATACGCTTGATGCGGCGATTAATTTTCTCTCTCTAGGCATTGATCACACCAAAGTCACCTTTTGGGCACAATCCGATGTCAAAGAAGTATTAGAACTCTACTGGATACTCTCAGGCTATACGCCGATGGGACTTTTAGAGAGAGCCCATAGCTACAAAGACAAAGTCGCCAAAGGCATTGCTGCCAACCACTCTTTATTTTCCTATCCTGTTTTAATGGCTGCGGATATTTTGCTCTATGACTCAGAAGTGATTCCTGTGGGAAAAGACCAAATCCAACACGTTGAAATTACCCGTGACATCGCCATTAAATTTAATAACGATTTTGGTGATATTTTTAAAGTACCCGAATTTAAAGTCGATGAAAACGTCGCCACTGTCCCCGGACTTGATGGGGCAAAAATGAGTAAAAGTTATGGCAATACCATTGATATTTTTTGCAGTGAAAAAGAGCTTAAAAAAGCAACTTCTCGTATTGTAACCGACTCAACACCGATGGAAGAGCCTAAAAATCCTTTTACATGTAACGTGTACGCTCTGGCTAAACTCTTTTTAGAAAATGACGAACTAGAAGCACTCAAAGTGCGCTACCAAAAGGGCGGTGAAGGGTATGGGCATTTTAAAGCTTACCTCAATGGTCTGATTTGGGACTATTTTGCACCGGCTCGTGAAAAAAGAGCCTACTATGTAGCGCATAAAGAGGAAGTCATCGCCATTCTTGATGAAGGTGCCGCTAAAGCACGTCACATTGCTTCTGCAAAAATGGATATGATTCGTAATCTTGTTGGAATTTACCGTTAAGGAAACGTATGCTAGATATTAAACTGATTCAAAATGATTTTGATACTGTTGCCACAGCGCTCAGAAAGAAAAAAGTAGATGAGAGCCTTTTGGAAGAACTTCGTGCTATTTCATTGGAACTTAAAAGTGCACGTCTTGTTTTAGAGCCACTCCAAGCGGAACAAAATGCTAAAAGCAAACTCTTTGGGGTTTATGCCAAAGAAGGCAAAGATGTGGGAGCGCTTAAAGCAGAACTCTCTTTAAACAAAGAAAAAATCGCTGAGAAAACGGAGGTGGTTCGTGCCTTAGAAGAGAAGCTTGAAGCACTAGCGACTATTATTCCAAATATGCCCTCTTCTCTTGTTCCTGAAGGTGAAGATGAAAATGACAACGTGGAACTGAAACGTGTGCTTGAGCCTAAAACATTTTCCTTTACTCCTAAAGAGCATTGGGATATCGACAGCAAACAAAACTGGATTGATTTTGAGAGAGGTGTAAAACTTGCCAAAAGCCGTTTTAGTGTTTTAAAAAATGACGCTGCCAGATTAGAGCGAGCGCTCATTAACTATATGCTTGATTTTAACCGAAGCCGTGGTTTTCATGAGGTAGCCGTTCCTTACATTGTCAACCGTGAAACACTGATGGGAACAGGACAACTCCCTAAATTTGAAGATGACCTCTTTAAAATTGATGGCGAAGAGCTCTTTTTGATTCCTACTGCTGAAGTGCCTGTCACCAACCTTTTTAGAGATGAAATTCTAAGCAAAGAAGAACTCCCTCTTAAAATGACCGCCTATTCTGCATGTTTTCGAAAAGAAGCAGGCAGTGCGGGGAAAGATACCCGTGGCATGATTCGCCAGCACCAGTTTGATAAAGTAGAATTGGTTTCAATTACCACACCAGAACAGAGCGAAACGGTTTTTGAAGAGATGCTTTCATGTGCTTCTGATTTACTTAGCTCCTTAGGACTCCCTCACCGCCACTTAATGCTTTGTGGTGGAGATTTGGGCTTTAGTGCTGCAAAAACGGTGGATTTGGAAGTCTGGCTTCCAGGGCAAAACCGTTACCGTGAAATTAGTTCCGTATCTAATACCTTCGACTTTCAAGCCAGACGAGCTAAAATTCGCTTTAAAGATGAGGGTAAAAACCGCTTAGTACACACGCTCAATGGCTCTTCTTTAGCCGTGGGTCGCACACTCATCGCCATTATGGAAAATTACCAACAAGAAGATGGCAGTGTTGCCATTCCTGAAGTCTTGAAAAAGTACATGTAAGATGGCAGAAGAAGAAGTTGTCATCCTCGAGGCGGAAAACACTCCTTCAAATGAAGAGGAGAGTTTTGCGCTCATCGAGGAGGAGCGAACAGATGAGATTACCCCCTCAGAGGTTGTTCCACTCAATCAAAATGAAAAGAGATCTCCCTCTAAAAAAAGATTGCTTATTTTACTCATTGCAGGGGTTATTTTGCTCATTGGCATCATGGTTGCCCTTCTTCTTATTTTAAATGCAAAAGACACGGTATCCCAAACACCCATAATCAAAGAGAAAGAAGAAGAAAAAATACTCCAAAAGGAGCAATTTTCTCCTTCTAAACTCGATAGTATGATTAAAAAAGCACACCTTCTTTACGAACAAGGCAATAAAGAAGAAGCGCTTAAAATTTATGAAAAAATTGCTACATTCAATGAGGCAATTTCTTATTACAATATTGGCGTTGCAAAACTGAAAGAAAAAAACTTCTCAGAAGCACTTGAAGCCTTTAAAAAGGCGATTCAAAACAAAGAGCACCGCTGTATCAGTGCCATTAATGCCGCTGTTTGCGCCTTGGAACTCAAAGATGATACCCTTTTTACCTACTATATTGACCTTGCTTTTTCGTATCTTCCGGAAGAGAGTAATGCGCCACTCTATTCTTATTATGTCGGACTGGTTCATTATTATAAAAATTTTTATTACGAAGCCCTTAGTGCTATTCGTCATCCCTCTATGGAGTTTTATAAAGAGGATCAAACCTATCTTGCTTCCAAAATTTTAGCTTCCTTAAATCAAAACACCCTTGCGATTGATACGCTAGAAGGCATTAAAGCAGAAGGAGATCATTTCACGTTGGGACTTTTATATGCGAAAAAAGGTGATTTTGTAACAGCAAAACACTATTTACAACGTGCGATTCACGCTGAACCCCACAATGCAAAAGTCAAAATAGCGCTTTCAATGGTCGAAAATAAATTAGGCAATCTAGGCAACACCGCCTCGCTCCTTGGTGAAGTGTATAAAATCAACGATACAAACGCCCAAACCAAACCTCTTTACAACCTTCATACCATTTTAAAACCCTCTCTTTTTGATGTACAAAATGCACAAAAAGAGTTTGAAAAAGAGCTTTTTTTCACGCAAGAAAATATCTATGGTCTCCTTTTTTATTACGCCCCGTACAAAGTTTTTGACGCTAAACAGACGATTGATTATATTCGAAAAGGAAGTATGAATATTTTTATTGATGAGATCGGTCCTGCCCTCTCATACCTTAAAGCAAGTTCAACCATTTCTAAAGTCAATATCGCCATTAGCCAAGGAATTAAACAAGCTTTAAATGCCCACGTCTATGAAGCCAATACCATCTTTGCACACATGGTAGAAGAGTATAAAAATCACTCCATTTTGCACTACAATCTAGCCTTAACCTACGCACAAATAGGCGATTATGCGGCTGCGTACAAAAACTTTTCCAAAAGCTACCATTTAGATAATAACAACTACCTTGCGGGTGTTTTTGCGATTATGAGTGGGCATCTCATCAACAGAGATGTTGCAAAACTGTTAGAAGATGTTAAAGAGAGTATCCACAAAAATCCAGCGTTAGAAAAAGAGAACCTTTATCTTTCACTTCTTTATCTTACCGATAAAAATGAATTTTCACTGACACGATGGCTTGAAATGGAAAAAGAAGATAGCCCACTAAGCCTTGTTTTAAATATCATCGCTTCGCAAAAACTGAGCAATGAACGTATGTATGAACGCAGTACTCAAAAACTTCAAGCGCTGCTACCCAAAGACATTATGGCAAATATTATTGCCTTTAATGCGAAGTACCATAAAAAAGCGATTAAGAGTTATGCCAAAGAGATTCAAATGGAGTTTAACAAACTTCCATTAGAGTATGATACCTTTTATTACGGACCTAAAATGGTTAAAGAGCAGTACATTAAACTCCTTCAGATTGGAGGCTTACTGCATCAAAAACGTGATAGTGTGAGAGCACAGATGGAAAAAGAGCAAGAAGACATCCCTGCAATGATGCAAACACTCGCTTTTATGGAAATCTACACCAATCGTTTTGAAGAGGCTTTTACTCTCTACAATAAACTCATTGATGATTATCACAAAAAAGATACCTACACTATTTTTCTAGCTTCCGTTGCCGCCATCGGTGCAGGACACAATGAAAATGCCATCGCACTCCTAGAACTCTCTAAACTCACAGATCCTGCAAATATGGAAAGCCGTTATGCGTTAGGATTACTCTATCAAGAAATAGGAAATTTTGAAGCAGCGAGTGTGCAATATCGAAGCATTGGAAACAGCGGTTTTATCTCACGCTATTTTAGCTTTAACATTGCGAGATAAGCTTTACATGTAAAGAGTTCTATCTTTACATGTAAAAACATTAAAACGTTAAATTCCCTCGCTGGTGTGATTTTTAATGGTTCGCAAACGCTCTCTCATAGACATATAACTGTTCAACGCTCCAATGTACGCTTTAGCTGTTGCTAACATCGTATCCACGCTAAGTCCATGCCCCATAATGGCAGGTTTGCTCTCATCAAAGACCACTTTAACCAAAACACGAGCCATCGCATCTTTACCTTGAGACACAGCATCAACCTTATAATCTCTAAGTTCACCACTCACGCCACATACCCTATCAATAACTTTAAAAATGGCATCCATCGTTCCATTTCCAATCGCCGCATCTGTTATCTCTTTACCCTCATGGCTAATCGTAACAGCAGCACTTGGAAGCCCTCCTGGAGAACAATCTGAAAGTTGTAAGCGCACCAATTCAAATACTTGAGGAATTTTGGTAATTTCATCTGCGACCAAAGCACGTAAATCATCATCAAAAATATCTTTCTTCTGATCCGCTAAAATTTTAAATCGCTCAAACGCTTCATTAATCTCTTCATCTTTTAGTTCATACCCTAAACTATTTAACTTATCTTTAAAGGCATGACGACCCGAATGCTTTCCAAGCACAATAGAATTTTTATCTAAGCCAATGTCTTTCGCACTCATAATTTCATACGTTTGCGTGTGTTTTAGAACACCATCTTGATGAATACCACTCTCGTGAGAAAAAGCATTTTTCCCTACAATCGCCTTGTTAGGCTGAGGCTCAATACCTGTGATGGATGAAACCAATTTGCTGGTTGGGTAAATCTCTTTGATGTTGATATTGGTCTCATAACCACTAAAATGATCTTTACGTGTGCGAAGCGCCATAACGATTTCCTCTAACGCCGCATTACCAGCTCTCTCTCCCAAACCATTAATGGTACACTCCACCTGACGTGCACCATTTTCAATACACGCTAAAGAGTTGGCAACGGCTAAACCTAAATCATTATGATTGTGCACCGAAATAATCGCTCTATCTCCCACAAAATCATGCAAAGACTTAATAATAGCCCCCATTTCTGTTGGCAAACGATACCCTACTGTATCAGGGATATTCAGTGTGGTAGCCCCTGCATTGATGACCGCATCTAACACTTCTTTCATAAAACTCACTTCACTGCGTCCTGCATCTTCACAACTAAACTCAACATCCTCACAAAAGGTTTTAGCATACTGTACGGCTTCAACTGCTTTCTTAATGACTTGATCAGGTGTCATTTTAAGTTTATATTCCATGTGAATAGGACTGGTCGCTATAAATGTATGAATACGATTCATCTTCGCTTTAGAAACTGCTTCACCTGCTGCTTTAATGTCTTTTTCCAATGCACGAGCCAGTGAACAAATACGACTTTTTGTGACCGCTTCAGCAATACGAGAAATCGCATCAAAATCACCAGGGCTGGCCGCTGCAAACCCTGCTTCTATCACATCAACCCCTAATTTTTGAAGTTGCAAAGCAATTTGAATTTTTTCTTCTGTATTCATCGAAGCACCGGGGCTTTGTTCGCCATCTCTTAATGTTGTATCAAAAATGATAATTTTATTATCTGTGCTCATGGTATTGTCCTTACGGTATGTATTGATATAAGAAATTTGAAAAATAAAAAGGGGTTAGAGGGAGAGGAGGTGTTGCAGGAGAGCGTTTTTAATCTCTATTTTGGGCAAAATTTTAATCGACTTCATAATACCGATATCTACGCTATTCATCGCTTCTCCTTTAAAAAATGTCTGAGGCAAAAAAGATACTTTTGCCTCAAGGTTGGCGTATTATACTAAATTTTTATGAAATTTGACAACGCAGAAGGTATAAATAGCTCGAACCAATCCATAAAGTAAATAGACTGTAATTAAACCTGTGCCAACTTCAATAGG carries:
- the serS gene encoding serine--tRNA ligase yields the protein MLDIKLIQNDFDTVATALRKKKVDESLLEELRAISLELKSARLVLEPLQAEQNAKSKLFGVYAKEGKDVGALKAELSLNKEKIAEKTEVVRALEEKLEALATIIPNMPSSLVPEGEDENDNVELKRVLEPKTFSFTPKEHWDIDSKQNWIDFERGVKLAKSRFSVLKNDAARLERALINYMLDFNRSRGFHEVAVPYIVNRETLMGTGQLPKFEDDLFKIDGEELFLIPTAEVPVTNLFRDEILSKEELPLKMTAYSACFRKEAGSAGKDTRGMIRQHQFDKVELVSITTPEQSETVFEEMLSCASDLLSSLGLPHRHLMLCGGDLGFSAAKTVDLEVWLPGQNRYREISSVSNTFDFQARRAKIRFKDEGKNRLVHTLNGSSLAVGRTLIAIMENYQQEDGSVAIPEVLKKYM
- the der gene encoding ribosome biogenesis GTPase Der, with translation MKKIAIIGLPNVGKSSLFNRIAKARIAITSDFSGTTRDIKSHQVYITEKPCLILDTGGLDKSTELFENVHDMSMQASKKADVILMVVDGKLLPSEEEKKIFYALQALNKPIALVINKIDNDKEMERAWEFSEFGAEHVFPLSVSHNRGVSALLEWIGSYLPAPEGALVASEEEADEETIDEEDDVWDEDKISEEQSLEAPIEEENPNINVAIIGRVNVGKSSLLNALVGKQRAVVSNVAGTTIDPVDESIEYNEKVINFVDTAGLRRRGKIEGIEKFALMRTKEMLERANIALLVLDASEPFLELDERIAGLVEENNLACIIVLNKWDEAMDDFEKVTAEVRHRFKFLSYAPLITVSAKSKQRVSKIKDMILSVYENYSQHIPTRQLNEVIREATIRHQIPSDHSKVVKIYFATQYQTKPPRIALVMNKPRSLHFSYKRYLANKLRDVFNLEGSPILLYPRAKGERDNEQENSGEES
- the trpS gene encoding tryptophan--tRNA ligase, translated to MRVLTGIQPSGALHIGNYFGAIKQMIDLQEKSDLFIFIANYHALTSLKDGEALKHNTLDAAINFLSLGIDHTKVTFWAQSDVKEVLELYWILSGYTPMGLLERAHSYKDKVAKGIAANHSLFSYPVLMAADILLYDSEVIPVGKDQIQHVEITRDIAIKFNNDFGDIFKVPEFKVDENVATVPGLDGAKMSKSYGNTIDIFCSEKELKKATSRIVTDSTPMEEPKNPFTCNVYALAKLFLENDELEALKVRYQKGGEGYGHFKAYLNGLIWDYFAPAREKRAYYVAHKEEVIAILDEGAAKARHIASAKMDMIRNLVGIYR
- a CDS encoding shikimate kinase, which encodes MNRKIAVKNLKNKNIVFIGFMGVGKGTIARALIQRTKQMGLDTDDLIESMENRKIKDIFASDGEAYFRRLEKQTAKWLEKSVKNAIISTGGGFFKVDNLEKIGTIIYLRSSFDGILKRLKAHENGDLKLAKRPLLQDEEKARALFKERSCLYEKKADVIVDVEDRSIEEIIHAIMKRLNLKEKE